In the Deltaproteobacteria bacterium genome, one interval contains:
- a CDS encoding cytochrome oxidase subunit III, translating into MTQATATHAPLATSRSATGIPTGRLAIWWVLASEIVIFGGLLVSYIMLRVHNAHWTAEASHTNTWAGAFNTIVLLTSSLSAVLGHQAAEKGDGQGAARYLWMTVGGGAVFLLVKAYEYTSEISHGFTLFRDVFWSYYYVATGLHGLHVIIGMIILSIVAVDAAKGRNLHRVELIGIYWHFVDVVWIFLFPLFYLAK; encoded by the coding sequence ATGACGCAAGCTACAGCAACACACGCCCCGTTAGCTACAAGCCGAAGTGCAACCGGCATCCCGACCGGCAGGCTCGCCATATGGTGGGTTCTTGCCTCGGAGATTGTTATCTTCGGTGGACTATTAGTGAGTTATATCATGTTACGAGTGCATAATGCGCACTGGACCGCCGAGGCTTCGCACACCAATACCTGGGCAGGCGCATTCAACACTATCGTCTTGCTCACTTCCAGTTTGTCTGCAGTACTAGGTCACCAGGCAGCCGAAAAAGGAGATGGGCAAGGTGCGGCTCGCTATTTGTGGATGACAGTTGGTGGCGGAGCCGTTTTTTTGCTCGTCAAAGCGTATGAATACACTAGCGAAATCTCTCACGGTTTCACGCTGTTCCGTGATGTGTTCTGGTCCTATTACTATGTCGCGACCGGCTTACATGGGCTGCACGTCATCATCGGCATGATCATCTTATCTATCGTGGCTGTTGATGCAGCGAAAGGGCGGAATCTGCATCGTGTGGAGCTGATCGGCATCTATTGGCACTTCGTCGATGTGGTGTGGATCTTTTTGTTTCCGTTGTTCTACCTGGCTAAATAG